TGCGCTGCATGAATTCATAATCCAGAACATCGACAAGATATGCGGCAGGCCGGCCGTGCTCCGTGATCAGGACCGCTTCTTTGCTTTGGTGCAACTCTGCCAGAATTTTAGTCGCTTGGCGCTTCAAATTGGTGACGAGTTCGACTTTCATTTGATTTCTCCCTCAGCCAAAGTTGCACTATAGTAGCACCTTATCA
The sequence above is a segment of the Geoalkalibacter sp. genome. Coding sequences within it:
- a CDS encoding type II toxin-antitoxin system Phd/YefM family antitoxin; its protein translation is MKVELVTNLKRQATKILAELHQSKEAVLITEHGRPAAYLVDVLDYEFMQRRLALLEGLSRGERAILEGRTTSHAQAKEQLRKWLK